One genomic window of Dysgonomonas mossii includes the following:
- a CDS encoding TldD/PmbA family protein, which translates to MISKQHKDIAQWSMELALANGCQGTRVSVITANNNSFEYRNTQLDKLHQSSENKLYIELFIDGRYGSFSTNRIEKAGLESFIKEGITSTKYLSEDPFRQLPDTQRYFRGDETELDLCDESFESIPTNEKLNLIKQSVDEIHGSDSRIISVTSAYDDGVGAEYMIASNGFEAECLDSAFNLMVEVSLKTDGDARAESFWYDSAVYWEDLKKSGIAKIAFNRALRKIGQQKIKSGKYDMLLDNTTSSRILSPLISAMYGTALQQKNSFLLNQMGEKITAGIFTLYDTPHLKRSFGARWFDGEGVETKDRTIIEKGILQNYFIDTYNSLKMGVVPTISSPSILQMSLGERNFDAILASVQKGIWVTNFNGGNSNPTTGDFSFGIEGFLIENGKTSTPLGEMNITGNMLSLWDSLTEAGNDPRETSSWRIPSLLFNNVNFSGL; encoded by the coding sequence ATGATAAGTAAGCAACACAAAGATATTGCCCAATGGTCTATGGAACTGGCTCTGGCTAATGGATGCCAAGGAACTCGGGTTTCAGTAATCACGGCAAACAACAACTCTTTCGAATACAGAAACACTCAATTAGATAAACTTCACCAAAGCAGTGAAAACAAACTCTATATAGAATTATTTATAGATGGCAGATACGGCTCATTTTCCACCAATCGAATAGAAAAAGCAGGATTAGAGTCTTTTATAAAAGAAGGTATCACGTCTACTAAATATTTATCGGAAGATCCTTTTCGCCAACTGCCTGACACGCAAAGATATTTCAGAGGAGACGAAACCGAGTTAGACCTCTGTGACGAAAGTTTTGAATCCATTCCAACAAATGAGAAGTTAAATCTTATAAAGCAGTCTGTAGACGAAATACATGGCAGCGACAGCCGTATAATCTCTGTCACCTCGGCATACGATGATGGCGTAGGAGCAGAATATATGATTGCCAGCAATGGATTTGAAGCCGAATGTCTAGACTCTGCGTTTAACCTGATGGTAGAAGTATCACTGAAAACGGATGGTGACGCTCGTGCCGAATCCTTCTGGTACGACAGTGCTGTATATTGGGAAGATCTGAAAAAAAGTGGGATAGCAAAAATTGCATTCAACAGAGCATTACGCAAGATCGGACAACAGAAGATAAAATCGGGCAAGTATGACATGCTGTTAGACAATACCACTTCGTCGCGCATATTATCTCCGCTTATCAGTGCAATGTACGGAACAGCACTTCAACAGAAAAATTCTTTCCTATTAAACCAAATGGGAGAAAAGATAACGGCTGGCATCTTTACCCTTTACGATACACCACATCTAAAACGTTCCTTTGGAGCGCGATGGTTTGATGGCGAAGGCGTAGAGACAAAGGATAGAACGATTATAGAGAAAGGTATTCTGCAAAATTATTTCATAGACACATACAATTCTCTGAAAATGGGAGTAGTCCCTACCATATCTTCCCCTTCTATTCTTCAAATGTCTTTGGGAGAAAGAAACTTTGATGCCATTTTAGCATCTGTACAGAAAGGGATATGGGTCACCAACTTCAACGGCGGTAACAGCAATCCTACTACCGGAGATTTTTCGTTTGGCATAGAGGGCTTCTTGATCGAAAACGGAAAAACTTCAACTCCATTGGGAGAAATGAACATAACCGGAAATATGCTGTCTCTTTGGGATAGTCTTACAGAAGCAGGAAACGATCCCCGTGAGACTTCCTCTTGGCGCATTCCATCGCTTTTATTCAACAATGTAAACTTTAGCGGATTATAA
- a CDS encoding RNA polymerase sigma-70 factor — MDEQLLLNGILEGDTRAYKEMFIKFYSPLCEYVSQFISDVEAEELVQDLMLHIWEKRKYLAVETSLKSYLFVAAKNRTFNAIRNEQYRKRVHAILYEKLKEQFEDPDYYMVEELAIRIQSAIKELPEKYKEVFEMSRFGENTNAEIAINLGISIKTVEYRITKSLKTLRIKLKDYMVL; from the coding sequence ATGGATGAACAATTGCTTCTAAACGGAATTTTAGAAGGGGATACTAGGGCTTATAAAGAAATGTTTATTAAGTTCTATTCACCTCTTTGTGAATATGTTTCACAATTTATTTCTGACGTTGAGGCTGAAGAATTAGTTCAAGATCTCATGTTGCATATATGGGAGAAAAGGAAATATCTGGCTGTCGAAACGTCCCTGAAATCGTATCTGTTCGTTGCTGCCAAAAATCGCACTTTTAATGCAATCAGGAATGAGCAATATAGAAAAAGAGTACATGCAATATTATATGAAAAATTAAAAGAGCAATTCGAAGACCCCGATTATTACATGGTAGAAGAACTGGCAATCAGAATACAGTCCGCTATTAAAGAATTGCCTGAAAAATACAAAGAGGTTTTTGAAATGAGCAGGTTTGGAGAAAATACGAATGCAGAGATCGCTATAAACCTCGGAATATCTATAAAAACGGTGGAATATCGCATAACAAAATCTTTAAAAACACTTCGCATTAAACTGAAGGATTATATGGTTCTGTAA
- a CDS encoding FecR family protein, whose protein sequence is MELNEKSYIEIPDESLLLRYITGEVTQEESLLVKEWSEKDTANEELLIQLARMYYAQRTQQRIKNRDTEAAFRIVNNKIKKKGRRLFLQQVGVAASLIIGILGIGSFFFQYLDLRESFLPSMITVESNDNSRTRLVLPDGTEVCLNSGSSITYPSHYTDGERNVTLSGEAYFKVTHNKEKPFVVSALDKKYKVKVLGTEFNMQAYRDDNVIQTTLISGSVQVDIQGRNTKTVLLPSQKATYSLQNNELEVVSANTDRETDWMYSRLVFKKTPMPEVLARLSRFYKVEFDVRNKIIDTYTFTGTFEDRPLYQVLDYMKISSQIDYNITYQKDEKGTKSVVVLRR, encoded by the coding sequence ATGGAATTAAACGAAAAATCATATATTGAGATACCAGATGAGTCATTGCTCCTTAGATATATTACCGGAGAAGTAACGCAAGAGGAGAGTTTATTGGTCAAAGAATGGAGTGAGAAAGACACTGCAAATGAAGAGCTCCTTATTCAGCTGGCACGTATGTATTATGCTCAAAGAACACAACAGCGGATTAAGAATCGTGATACTGAAGCCGCATTTCGAATCGTAAATAATAAAATCAAGAAAAAAGGAAGGCGTTTATTCCTCCAGCAGGTTGGCGTAGCAGCATCTTTGATTATAGGTATTCTAGGTATAGGTTCTTTCTTCTTTCAATATCTAGACTTGCGCGAGAGCTTCCTTCCATCTATGATTACAGTAGAATCGAATGATAACTCCCGTACTCGTCTGGTGTTACCCGATGGAACCGAAGTTTGTCTTAATTCTGGAAGCAGCATCACATATCCGTCCCATTATACCGACGGTGAACGAAATGTTACTCTCTCAGGTGAAGCATATTTCAAAGTGACTCATAATAAAGAGAAACCTTTTGTTGTGAGTGCTCTGGATAAGAAGTATAAAGTTAAGGTACTCGGAACAGAGTTCAATATGCAGGCGTATAGAGATGACAATGTTATTCAAACAACACTTATATCCGGAAGTGTTCAGGTCGATATTCAGGGGAGGAACACGAAGACGGTTTTGTTGCCTTCGCAAAAAGCAACCTACTCCCTACAGAATAACGAATTGGAGGTAGTAAGTGCTAATACGGATAGAGAGACAGACTGGATGTATAGCCGTTTGGTATTCAAGAAAACACCTATGCCGGAGGTATTGGCGCGATTGTCCCGTTTCTATAAAGTGGAGTTCGATGTGAGAAATAAAATCATAGATACTTATACATTTACCGGAACCTTCGAAGACAGACCTTTGTATCAGGTGTTGGATTATATGAAGATATCATCACAAATAGATTATAATATAACTTATCAGAAAGATGAAAAAGGTACTAAATCTGTCGTGGTATTGAGACGATAG